A part of Larkinella insperata genomic DNA contains:
- a CDS encoding bifunctional aldolase/short-chain dehydrogenase, with amino-acid sequence MLSTNNTRQANEFRHVSYLWDEAKAAQLAGDEVALLIYRSNLLGADLRLTNYGGGNTSCKTMAKDPLTGKETEVMWIKGSGGDLGTMKRSGLAALYVDRLRSLKNIYRGIEFEDEMVELFNHCIFDLSSKAPSIDTPLHGFLPFAHIDHLHPDAAIAIAAAKDGKKITQDLFNGTIGWVDWQRPGFDLGLKLAECLEQNPGIRGIMLGSHGLFTWGDTAYESYINTLEVIERCAEYLEENYGKNRPVFGGAKLQSLEKEARLKQASTLAPVLRGFCSNKTSMIGHFTDDERVLEFINSNDLERLAPLGTSCPDHFLRTKISPLVLDLQPDEDVTNTAAIQERLTPAYEAYRTMYEDYYETCKHPNSPAIRDKNPVVILWPGVGMFAFAKDKQTARVAAEFYTNAINVMKGAEAISEYTSLPRQEAFDIEYWLLEEAKLQRMPKPKPLSGKIALVTGSAGGIGKAIAKKFVAEGAVVVINDNDPERLKGADEEFRQQYGRDTHTAATLDVTSAETISKAFDAAALTFGGVDIVVNCAGLSISKPIEEHTEKDWDLLYDVLVKGQFLVTQKGVEIMRKQKLGGDVINIASKNGLVSGPNNAGYGSAKAAQLHLSRLNAAELGKDHIRVNVVNPDAVISDSKIWAGAWAEGRAKAYGVTVEELPAYYAKRTLLNEIILPDDIANACFAFVGGLLGKSTGNVLNVDGGVAMAFVR; translated from the coding sequence ATGCTCAGTACGAACAACACACGGCAGGCGAACGAGTTTCGTCATGTAAGTTACTTGTGGGATGAAGCCAAAGCCGCCCAACTGGCCGGTGACGAAGTGGCCCTCCTCATTTATCGTTCTAACCTTCTAGGTGCCGATCTCCGGCTGACCAACTACGGCGGAGGAAACACGTCCTGCAAAACCATGGCGAAAGATCCGCTGACGGGCAAAGAAACCGAAGTGATGTGGATCAAAGGATCCGGGGGCGACCTGGGAACGATGAAACGGAGCGGGTTGGCCGCCCTGTACGTCGACCGGCTGCGGAGTTTGAAAAACATCTACCGGGGTATCGAATTTGAAGATGAGATGGTCGAGTTGTTCAACCACTGCATTTTCGATTTGTCGTCCAAAGCCCCGTCGATTGACACGCCCCTGCACGGCTTTCTGCCGTTTGCGCACATCGACCACCTGCACCCGGATGCGGCCATTGCCATTGCTGCGGCCAAAGACGGCAAAAAAATCACGCAGGACTTATTTAACGGTACCATCGGCTGGGTCGACTGGCAGCGTCCCGGTTTCGATCTGGGGCTGAAGCTGGCCGAATGTCTGGAGCAGAATCCGGGCATCCGGGGCATCATGCTGGGTTCGCACGGGTTGTTTACCTGGGGGGACACGGCGTACGAAAGCTACATCAATACGCTGGAAGTGATCGAGCGCTGCGCCGAATACCTGGAAGAAAACTACGGTAAAAACCGCCCGGTTTTCGGTGGGGCCAAATTGCAAAGCCTTGAAAAAGAAGCCCGTCTGAAACAAGCCTCAACGCTGGCTCCGGTGCTGCGGGGTTTCTGCTCGAATAAAACATCGATGATCGGCCATTTTACGGACGATGAGCGCGTGCTGGAATTCATCAACTCGAACGACCTGGAGCGCCTGGCTCCCCTGGGAACGTCTTGCCCCGACCACTTCCTGCGGACCAAAATCAGCCCGCTCGTACTCGATCTGCAACCGGACGAAGACGTAACCAACACGGCAGCCATTCAGGAGAGACTAACTCCGGCGTACGAAGCCTACCGGACCATGTACGAAGACTATTACGAAACCTGCAAGCACCCGAACAGCCCGGCGATCCGCGACAAAAATCCGGTCGTGATTCTGTGGCCGGGCGTGGGCATGTTTGCCTTTGCCAAAGATAAGCAGACGGCGCGGGTGGCGGCTGAGTTTTACACCAACGCCATCAACGTAATGAAGGGGGCCGAAGCCATTTCGGAGTATACTTCACTGCCGCGTCAGGAAGCCTTTGACATTGAATACTGGCTGCTGGAAGAAGCGAAATTGCAGCGGATGCCGAAACCAAAGCCGTTGTCGGGCAAAATTGCGCTCGTAACCGGCAGCGCGGGCGGGATTGGTAAAGCCATTGCCAAGAAATTTGTCGCCGAAGGGGCGGTGGTTGTCATCAACGACAACGACCCTGAGCGGCTGAAAGGAGCCGATGAAGAATTCCGCCAGCAGTACGGACGGGATACCCACACGGCGGCTACCCTGGATGTGACGAGTGCCGAAACGATCAGCAAGGCGTTTGACGCGGCTGCGCTCACCTTCGGCGGGGTTGATATTGTGGTTAACTGCGCGGGTCTGTCGATCTCAAAACCGATTGAGGAACATACCGAAAAAGACTGGGATTTGCTATACGACGTTCTGGTTAAGGGGCAGTTCCTGGTGACGCAGAAGGGCGTTGAAATCATGCGCAAGCAGAAACTCGGTGGTGATGTCATCAACATTGCGAGCAAAAACGGCCTGGTTTCCGGTCCTAACAACGCCGGGTACGGTTCGGCCAAAGCCGCTCAACTGCACCTGAGCCGACTCAATGCCGCCGAACTGGGCAAAGACCATATTCGGGTCAACGTGGTGAATCCGGATGCGGTCATCTCCGACAGTAAAATCTGGGCGGGAGCCTGGGCGGAAGGCCGGGCCAAAGCCTACGGGGTGACCGTGGAAGAATTGCCGGCTTATTACGCCAAACGCACGTTGTTGAACGAAATTATTCTGCCGGACGACATTGCCAATGCCTGTTTTGCCTTCGTGGGCGGTTTGCTAGGCAAATCCACCGGCAACGTCCTGAACGTCGACGGCGGTGTTGCGATGGCGTTTGTAAGATAA
- a CDS encoding TIM barrel protein, translating to MQLEAYQIADHNNKLQEAHQRKLSYWTDEIANAETVIQKLIDFQIAIPSWALGTGGTRFGRFPGGGEPRSLEEKISDVGLLHALNQSSGAISLHIPWDIPKDGEAIKSLAASYGLRFDAMNSNTFQDQPDQPLSYKFGSLQHVDRAVRQQAIEHNIEVIKHGVALGSNSLTVWLSDGSCFPGQLNFRRAFERTLESLEEIYAALPDDGGTAPWKMFVEYKAFEPNFYSMTVGDWGSSLLFANKLGPKAYTLVDLGHHLPNANIEQIVALLLMEGKLGGFHFNDSKYGDDDLTVGSIRPYQLFLIFNELIDGMDRKGMNHATDLGWMIDASHNVKDPLEDLLQSVEAIQLAYAQALLVDRAALEEAREANDVVRAQEILQEAFRTDVRPLVAEARRRAGGALQPLTLFRQLNIRQQLIGERGHKTIATGL from the coding sequence ATGCAGCTCGAAGCTTATCAGATTGCGGATCATAACAACAAGCTCCAGGAAGCACACCAGCGCAAGCTTTCCTACTGGACGGATGAAATCGCCAACGCGGAAACCGTTATCCAGAAACTGATTGATTTTCAGATTGCGATTCCGAGTTGGGCGCTGGGCACGGGCGGGACGCGTTTCGGCCGGTTTCCGGGTGGGGGAGAGCCGCGTTCGCTGGAAGAAAAGATCTCGGATGTGGGGCTGCTGCACGCCCTGAACCAATCGAGCGGGGCCATCTCGCTGCACATTCCTTGGGATATTCCCAAAGACGGTGAAGCCATCAAAAGCCTGGCCGCCAGCTACGGGTTGCGGTTTGATGCGATGAATTCCAACACCTTTCAGGATCAGCCCGACCAGCCGCTGAGTTACAAGTTTGGCTCGCTGCAACACGTTGATCGGGCGGTACGGCAACAGGCCATCGAGCATAACATTGAGGTGATTAAACACGGGGTGGCGCTGGGGTCAAATTCGTTAACGGTTTGGCTGTCAGATGGCTCGTGTTTTCCCGGGCAGTTGAATTTCCGGAGAGCGTTTGAACGCACGCTGGAGAGTTTGGAGGAAATCTACGCGGCTTTGCCCGACGATGGCGGGACCGCCCCGTGGAAAATGTTTGTGGAATACAAAGCCTTCGAACCCAACTTTTACTCGATGACCGTGGGCGACTGGGGTTCATCGCTGCTGTTTGCCAACAAACTGGGGCCCAAAGCGTATACGCTGGTTGACCTGGGTCACCACCTGCCGAATGCCAACATTGAGCAGATTGTCGCGTTGCTGCTGATGGAAGGCAAGCTGGGCGGCTTTCACTTCAACGATTCTAAATACGGCGATGACGATCTGACCGTCGGCAGCATCCGGCCCTACCAGCTTTTCCTGATCTTCAACGAGCTGATTGACGGCATGGACCGCAAGGGCATGAACCACGCAACGGACCTGGGCTGGATGATCGACGCGAGCCACAACGTCAAAGATCCGCTGGAAGATTTGTTGCAATCCGTCGAAGCCATCCAACTGGCCTATGCACAGGCGTTGCTGGTGGACCGTGCCGCCCTGGAAGAAGCCCGGGAGGCCAACGATGTGGTGCGGGCGCAGGAGATTCTGCAGGAAGCTTTCCGGACGGATGTTCGCCCGCTGGTGGCCGAAGCCCGTCGGCGGGCCGGTGGCGCCCTGCAGCCGCTGACGCTGTTCCGTCAGTTAAACATCCGCCAGCAACTCATCGGCGAACGAGGACATAAAACCATCGCAACAGGATTATAA
- a CDS encoding FGGY-family carbohydrate kinase: MKTPVIAIFDIGKTNKKLFLFNERYEIVWERSEPFTDIVDEDGDPCEDLNRLTTWVQTLLREVMELPEFDIKALNFSTYGASFVYLSEESRPIGHLYNYLKPFPAPVRKKFYKTYGDEATLAMETASPALDSLNSGLMLYRIKYDKPKLFRKIWYSLHLPQYLSFLFTGQVLTDVTSIGCHTMLWDYTKNQYHDWVMKEKLDKLFGPIFTSDSVLNAIWLNHPLKVGVGLHDSSAALIPYLASFQEPFVLISTGTWSISLNPFNTIPLTAEELQYDCLCYMHYKGQPIKASRLFAGYEHEQQTKRLAAHFDTADNYYKQVDYDPDLVQYLRDSRPNADNRFEEVKAPPLQESLFRHRDLSVFRSYEEAYHQLMLDIVAQQLISTNLVMDNSPVKRIFVDGGFSKNPIYMNLLAAAFPQTEVFAASMAQATALGAALAIHHHWNSKPLPGDTIELKHYTTAGRYVV; the protein is encoded by the coding sequence ATGAAGACGCCAGTTATTGCCATTTTTGACATCGGGAAGACGAATAAGAAGCTGTTTCTGTTCAACGAGCGGTACGAGATCGTCTGGGAGCGATCGGAGCCGTTTACCGACATTGTGGATGAGGACGGCGATCCCTGCGAAGACCTGAACCGGCTAACCACCTGGGTGCAGACGCTGCTGCGGGAGGTCATGGAATTGCCCGAATTTGATATCAAAGCCCTGAACTTCTCGACCTACGGGGCCAGTTTTGTCTATCTGAGCGAAGAAAGCCGTCCAATCGGACACTTGTATAACTACCTGAAACCGTTCCCGGCGCCGGTTCGGAAGAAGTTCTATAAAACGTACGGCGACGAAGCGACGCTGGCGATGGAAACCGCATCCCCGGCGCTCGACAGCCTGAATTCGGGCTTGATGCTCTACCGCATCAAGTACGACAAACCGAAATTATTCCGTAAAATCTGGTATTCGTTGCATCTGCCCCAGTACCTGAGTTTTCTGTTTACGGGGCAGGTACTGACGGATGTAACCAGCATTGGATGCCACACGATGCTGTGGGACTACACCAAAAACCAGTACCACGACTGGGTGATGAAGGAGAAGCTGGACAAACTTTTCGGGCCGATTTTTACGTCCGACAGCGTCTTGAACGCCATCTGGCTGAACCACCCGTTGAAGGTTGGGGTTGGGTTGCACGACAGCTCGGCGGCTCTGATACCGTATCTGGCTTCTTTTCAGGAACCGTTCGTGCTGATTTCAACCGGTACCTGGTCAATTAGCCTGAACCCGTTCAACACCATCCCGCTGACGGCCGAAGAATTGCAGTATGACTGCCTTTGTTATATGCACTACAAAGGGCAGCCCATCAAGGCGTCGCGGTTGTTTGCGGGGTACGAGCACGAACAGCAAACCAAGCGGCTGGCGGCTCACTTCGACACCGCCGATAATTACTACAAACAAGTCGATTACGACCCGGATCTGGTGCAGTACCTGCGGGATTCGCGGCCCAACGCCGACAACCGATTTGAGGAAGTGAAAGCCCCCCCGCTCCAGGAGTCGCTGTTCCGGCACCGCGATCTGTCGGTATTCCGCAGTTACGAAGAGGCTTACCACCAGTTGATGCTGGACATCGTGGCCCAGCAGTTGATTTCGACCAATCTGGTAATGGACAACTCGCCCGTCAAGCGCATTTTTGTCGACGGGGGCTTCAGCAAAAACCCGATCTACATGAATCTGCTGGCGGCTGCTTTTCCCCAAACGGAAGTATTTGCCGCTTCGATGGCGCAGGCCACCGCTCTGGGGGCGGCCCTGGCCATTCACCACCACTGGAATTCCAAACCACTCCCGGGCGATACCATCGAACTCAAGCATTACACGACCGCCGGCCGGTACGTCGTATAA
- a CDS encoding MarR family winged helix-turn-helix transcriptional regulator, whose translation MIAKEESTIKEKIFSQMSQFVVFNITHVSHIFAKKTNRDLAKSGISLQLEQLPVLFVVSCSTDGSLSQQDIANLLQKDKSGIQRSIRTLERDGYLRVTPDVTDRRKNLIQMTPAGKTIINKVMETAKQLDEEVTSQLEPEEVATLLKLLGKVTALLEN comes from the coding sequence ATGATTGCGAAGGAAGAAAGTACCATAAAGGAAAAGATCTTTAGCCAAATGAGCCAGTTTGTGGTGTTTAACATCACGCACGTCTCGCACATATTTGCCAAGAAGACCAATCGTGACTTAGCCAAATCCGGAATTTCTCTGCAGTTGGAACAGCTTCCGGTCCTGTTCGTCGTCAGTTGTTCAACGGACGGTTCGCTATCGCAACAAGACATTGCCAATTTGCTTCAAAAAGATAAATCGGGCATACAACGCTCTATTCGCACGTTAGAGCGGGATGGTTACCTCCGGGTTACCCCTGACGTTACGGATCGGCGGAAGAATTTGATTCAGATGACACCGGCGGGCAAGACCATCATTAACAAGGTTATGGAGACAGCCAAACAACTGGATGAGGAAGTAACCAGCCAGCTTGAGCCCGAAGAGGTTGCTACGTTGCTCAAGTTACTGGGGAAAGTAACAGCCTTACTTGAGAACTGA
- a CDS encoding TolC family protein, with protein sequence MKRLFSFAASLLLTAAAPAWAQTDWTLKKCIDYGLQHFGTVRIAQYQVENANQQARQALGLYLPQVSGSATFTDNVKLQTSIIPAGPLTPEPIRVVFGQKYQNNVVAQASQPIYDRSLLLGLKAAKPNQQLAELNTRQTREDVIYNIASNYYQVFISQQQIALLKDNLERTQQVLNVLKLQRDNGVIQPVDYTNTEVSFNNTRSQLTLAENDLNLALNRLKYQMGLSQDQSLTLSDSLLMKVAPAFEQSQFDAKNLVTFQQGEKNLELQRLQLQRIRAGYLPTLNFSANYGTLNFANQFENAFKNFLGFGSIGLRLNIPIFDGFQRDAQVQQQKLTVLTQEEQQRLNTAAYQLQFNNAQSQIQRAQANVQNDDRNVKLAQEVYNITTLQYKQGTKPLTDLINADNSYRQAQSNYINSLINFYQARLDLEQSQGTLLTFYNQL encoded by the coding sequence ATGAAAAGGCTATTTAGTTTTGCTGCCTCCTTGCTGCTCACAGCCGCTGCTCCCGCCTGGGCGCAGACGGACTGGACGCTGAAAAAATGCATCGACTACGGGCTTCAGCACTTCGGGACTGTACGGATTGCTCAGTATCAGGTTGAAAATGCTAATCAGCAGGCTCGTCAGGCGCTGGGGCTCTACTTACCGCAGGTGTCGGGTTCGGCCACCTTCACCGACAACGTCAAGCTGCAAACGTCGATCATACCAGCGGGGCCGTTGACGCCGGAACCGATTCGGGTTGTTTTTGGGCAGAAGTACCAGAATAATGTTGTTGCTCAGGCGAGCCAGCCGATCTATGACCGTTCGCTTCTACTGGGTTTGAAAGCCGCCAAGCCTAATCAGCAACTGGCCGAGCTGAACACGCGCCAAACCCGGGAGGACGTTATTTATAACATCGCCAGTAACTACTACCAGGTTTTTATCAGCCAGCAGCAAATTGCGCTTTTAAAAGACAATCTAGAGCGGACCCAGCAGGTGCTGAACGTCCTGAAGCTGCAACGGGATAACGGCGTGATTCAACCCGTCGACTATACCAATACGGAGGTAAGCTTCAACAACACGCGCTCGCAGCTGACGCTGGCCGAAAATGACCTGAATCTGGCCCTGAACCGCCTGAAATACCAGATGGGTCTGTCGCAGGATCAATCCCTGACACTGTCGGACTCCTTGCTGATGAAAGTGGCACCGGCGTTTGAACAAAGCCAGTTTGATGCGAAGAACCTGGTTACTTTCCAGCAGGGCGAAAAAAACCTGGAATTACAGCGCCTGCAATTGCAACGCATACGGGCCGGTTACCTGCCAACCCTGAACTTCTCGGCGAATTACGGTACGCTCAACTTCGCCAATCAGTTTGAGAATGCGTTCAAGAACTTCCTTGGTTTTGGGAGTATCGGTTTGCGGTTGAACATCCCCATCTTCGACGGTTTCCAGCGGGATGCGCAGGTGCAGCAACAAAAATTAACCGTACTGACGCAGGAAGAACAGCAGCGTCTGAATACGGCGGCCTACCAGCTTCAGTTTAACAATGCGCAGTCGCAGATTCAGCGCGCGCAGGCCAACGTGCAGAACGACGATCGGAATGTGAAGCTCGCTCAGGAAGTATACAACATTACTACGTTGCAATATAAGCAGGGAACAAAACCGTTGACGGACCTGATCAACGCCGACAATTCGTACCGGCAGGCTCAGTCGAACTACATCAATTCGCTCATTAATTTTTACCAGGCCCGGCTTGATCTGGAACAATCACAGGGCACGTTGTTAACCTTTTATAATCAACTCTGA
- a CDS encoding efflux RND transporter periplasmic adaptor subunit, giving the protein MKKSTILVVVAFLAVTALIGFRLASNKKTIDEKNKQPTNTNVAIPVTVTQVEEGEVSQQLVKTGNLIPFKEANITATTAGRVTQVNFDLGSQVRQGAVLVQLDNKLRELSLEATQLNIDKLKKDVNRYNTLLAGNATTEIQVNETKFNYENAVNQAEQIRKQILDANVKAPISGQIVKKDIEPGEYISPGTVLGTVLDVNRLKVNVLVNESDVYQLRKGQPVRITADVFPGKTFSGQISYIAPQGTDEHNYPVEITLTAANGLKAGTFVNADFSQKSNQKALQIPRIALVESIKNPYVYVVEGNVAKQRKIKVGREFGDTIEVLEGLSAGDQVVATGQLNLSDGKPVQITK; this is encoded by the coding sequence ATGAAAAAGTCAACTATCCTCGTTGTAGTGGCCTTCCTGGCCGTTACTGCGCTCATCGGCTTCCGACTGGCTTCGAATAAGAAGACCATCGATGAGAAAAACAAGCAGCCGACCAACACCAATGTTGCCATTCCGGTGACCGTGACGCAGGTTGAAGAAGGTGAGGTTAGCCAGCAGCTGGTGAAAACCGGTAACCTGATTCCGTTCAAAGAGGCTAACATTACGGCCACGACGGCCGGTCGGGTTACGCAGGTTAATTTCGATCTGGGCTCGCAGGTTCGCCAGGGGGCGGTTCTGGTTCAGTTGGACAACAAACTGAGAGAACTTTCGCTGGAAGCCACGCAGCTGAACATCGATAAACTCAAAAAAGACGTGAACCGCTACAATACGCTGCTGGCCGGTAACGCCACCACCGAAATTCAGGTGAACGAAACGAAGTTCAATTACGAGAATGCCGTCAATCAGGCCGAGCAGATCCGGAAGCAGATTCTGGATGCCAACGTGAAAGCGCCGATTAGCGGTCAGATTGTAAAGAAAGACATTGAACCGGGTGAGTACATTTCTCCGGGCACGGTATTGGGCACGGTCCTGGATGTAAACCGTCTGAAAGTTAACGTACTGGTGAACGAAAGTGACGTATACCAACTGCGTAAGGGCCAGCCCGTCCGGATTACGGCGGATGTTTTCCCGGGCAAAACCTTCAGCGGTCAGATCTCGTACATCGCTCCGCAGGGAACGGATGAGCACAACTACCCGGTCGAAATCACGCTGACGGCAGCGAACGGTCTGAAAGCCGGAACGTTTGTCAATGCGGATTTCTCGCAGAAATCCAATCAGAAAGCCTTGCAGATTCCGCGTATTGCGCTGGTGGAAAGCATCAAAAACCCGTACGTATACGTAGTGGAAGGCAATGTGGCTAAACAACGTAAGATTAAAGTAGGACGCGAGTTTGGCGATACCATTGAAGTGCTGGAAGGCCTGTCGGCTGGGGATCAGGTGGTGGCCACCGGTCAATTGAACCTAAGTGACGGCAAACCCGTGCAAATCACTAAATAA
- a CDS encoding efflux RND transporter permease subunit yields MSISEIAVKRPLLILTVFIVLILFGALSYQQLSYNLLPKFEANVISVATTYRGASADEVETNVTKRIEDALSSLEGLDRMTSTSQEGASIVIVQLKNGVSTTLAQQDAQRKVEQVLNLLPDQADRPIINKFSTDELPVLRMGVTANLSPTALYDLIDDNIKPQLSNVAGVGQVNVIGGNEREIQVNVNQEKLRAYGLSIGQVSQAIAAANTSYPAGQLETRESQLSIRFDASVETTNRMRNLIVARRTNGSEVLLKDVAEVVDATTKPTAINHINAQPSIGLQIQKQSDANAVSVSQLTQERIKQLEKQYSNINLKFNIAADQSVYTLASADAVVFDMGLAIVIVSVVMLLFLHSFRSAMFVLVALPSSMIPTFALMYLMGFSLNLMTLMALSLVVGILVDDSIVVLENINRHLEMGKDKRTAALDGRSEIGFTALAITLVDVVVFVPLAMTGGLIGNILREFALVVVFSTLMSLLVSFTLTPLLASRFGKIEILSRNSLWGRLNLGFENMISRLTEWYGRVLAWVLGHKRYIFLATIALLVGSIALVPAGFIGGAFMPQSDMGEMAVNIELAPTASIYQTNAVAQRAEQIIMKHPEVTNVFTNVGYTSSGIATSSNSNIADINVKLIDKKNRTISTEEFGQILKDEVGRIPGTKVTVSPVGIVGAQQAPIQIAVKGTNLKDIREAAATVLNVTKSVPGTQDVKYSVKDPKPEVTVNLDREKMAQLGINASDVGIALQNAFRGNDQSKFKQGGNEYDILISLDRFDRTNANDISRLTFVNNQGKSFELSQFAQVQEQIGESVLERIDRLSSVTVNAQVVGRPVGTVGTDIQAKMAQVKLPEGVSIQYLGQLQQQSDAFGSLGLALGIAILLVYFIMVALYESVVYPFVVLFSIPVALVGALLALALTMESLTVFSIVGMIMLLGLVAKNAILIVDFANQLKAEGHDVIHALIEAGKERLRPILMTTLAMILGMLPIALASGAGAETKNGMAWVIIGGLTSSMLLTLLVVPSMYLVIDRLIARFSGKKVKPKKPQELEVAKAID; encoded by the coding sequence ATGTCTATATCCGAAATAGCCGTCAAACGACCGCTGCTGATCCTTACGGTCTTCATCGTACTGATTCTGTTCGGTGCGCTGAGCTACCAGCAGTTGTCTTACAACTTGTTGCCGAAGTTTGAAGCCAACGTGATCAGCGTGGCCACAACCTATCGGGGGGCTTCGGCCGACGAGGTAGAAACCAACGTAACCAAGCGAATCGAGGATGCCCTGTCGTCGCTCGAAGGGCTGGACCGCATGACGTCAACGTCGCAGGAAGGTGCTTCTATCGTTATTGTTCAGTTGAAAAATGGCGTTAGTACAACCCTGGCCCAACAGGATGCGCAGCGGAAAGTAGAGCAGGTTCTGAACCTGTTACCTGACCAGGCAGACCGGCCAATCATTAACAAGTTTTCGACCGACGAACTTCCGGTTCTGCGGATGGGGGTGACGGCCAACCTGTCGCCAACCGCCTTGTATGACCTCATTGATGACAACATCAAACCGCAGTTATCAAACGTAGCGGGGGTGGGTCAGGTGAACGTCATCGGGGGCAACGAGCGCGAGATTCAAGTAAACGTTAACCAGGAAAAACTGCGCGCTTACGGTCTGTCAATCGGGCAGGTGTCGCAAGCCATCGCAGCGGCCAACACCAGCTATCCAGCCGGTCAGTTGGAAACCCGGGAGTCGCAGCTTTCGATTCGCTTTGATGCGTCGGTCGAAACGACAAACCGGATGCGGAACCTGATCGTTGCCCGCCGGACCAACGGCAGTGAAGTATTGCTGAAAGATGTAGCGGAAGTGGTGGATGCAACCACGAAACCGACGGCCATCAACCACATCAATGCCCAGCCGTCCATCGGTTTGCAGATTCAGAAACAATCGGATGCCAACGCGGTATCGGTGAGCCAGCTGACGCAGGAGCGCATCAAGCAGCTCGAAAAGCAGTACAGCAACATCAACCTGAAATTCAACATTGCCGCTGACCAGTCGGTTTATACACTGGCTTCGGCGGATGCGGTAGTGTTCGATATGGGGCTGGCTATTGTGATTGTATCGGTGGTGATGCTCCTGTTCCTGCACAGCTTCCGGTCGGCTATGTTCGTTCTGGTGGCGCTGCCTTCGTCCATGATTCCGACGTTTGCGCTGATGTACCTGATGGGTTTCTCGCTGAACCTGATGACGTTGATGGCCCTTTCGCTGGTGGTGGGTATCCTGGTCGATGACTCGATTGTGGTCTTGGAAAACATCAACCGCCACCTCGAAATGGGGAAAGACAAGCGTACGGCGGCCCTGGACGGTCGGAGTGAGATCGGCTTTACGGCCCTCGCCATTACGCTGGTGGACGTGGTGGTATTCGTGCCGCTGGCGATGACCGGCGGTTTGATCGGGAACATCCTCCGCGAGTTTGCCCTGGTGGTCGTGTTCTCAACCCTGATGAGTTTGTTGGTATCGTTTACGCTGACGCCCTTGCTGGCTTCGCGGTTCGGTAAAATTGAAATCCTGAGCCGGAACTCCCTGTGGGGCCGCCTGAACCTGGGCTTCGAAAACATGATCAGCCGCTTAACGGAATGGTACGGACGGGTGCTGGCGTGGGTGCTGGGCCATAAACGGTATATTTTCCTGGCAACGATTGCCCTGCTGGTCGGCTCGATTGCGCTGGTACCCGCCGGTTTTATCGGGGGAGCGTTCATGCCGCAGAGTGACATGGGTGAGATGGCGGTTAACATTGAACTGGCGCCAACGGCTTCGATCTACCAAACCAATGCCGTAGCGCAACGGGCGGAGCAGATCATCATGAAGCACCCGGAAGTGACCAATGTCTTTACGAACGTGGGGTACACCAGTAGCGGTATTGCCACTTCGTCAAACAGCAACATCGCCGATATCAACGTAAAATTGATTGATAAGAAAAACCGTACGATCTCGACGGAAGAGTTTGGTCAGATTCTGAAAGATGAAGTTGGCCGGATTCCGGGAACGAAAGTAACGGTAAGTCCGGTCGGTATCGTAGGGGCGCAGCAGGCTCCAATCCAGATTGCGGTGAAGGGAACCAACCTGAAAGACATTCGGGAAGCGGCTGCCACGGTTCTGAACGTGACGAAATCCGTACCGGGAACGCAGGACGTGAAGTATTCGGTGAAAGATCCGAAGCCGGAAGTGACCGTAAACCTCGACCGGGAGAAAATGGCCCAACTGGGAATCAATGCTTCCGACGTGGGGATTGCGCTGCAAAACGCTTTCCGGGGTAATGATCAGTCGAAGTTTAAACAAGGTGGTAACGAGTACGACATCCTGATTAGTCTGGACCGTTTTGACCGGACCAACGCCAACGACATCAGCCGCCTGACGTTTGTGAACAACCAGGGTAAATCCTTCGAACTGTCGCAGTTTGCCCAGGTGCAGGAACAAATCGGGGAGAGCGTTCTGGAACGGATCGACCGGCTTTCGTCGGTAACGGTTAACGCCCAGGTTGTGGGTCGTCCGGTCGGTACGGTGGGGACCGACATTCAGGCCAAAATGGCACAGGTGAAACTGCCGGAAGGCGTTTCCATCCAGTATCTGGGTCAGTTGCAGCAACAATCCGATGCCTTCGGTAGCTTGGGTCTGGCGTTAGGCATTGCCATTCTGCTGGTGTACTTCATCATGGTGGCGCTGTATGAAAGTGTGGTCTATCCGTTCGTCGTCCTGTTCTCGATTCCGGTGGCCCTGGTCGGTGCCTTGCTGGCCCTGGCGCTGACGATGGAAAGCCTGACGGTGTTCTCGATTGTCGGTATGATTATGTTGCTCGGTCTGGTGGCGAAAAACGCCATCCTGATCGTCGACTTTGCCAACCAGTTGAAAGCAGAAGGACACGACGTTATTCATGCCCTGATTGAAGCCGGTAAAGAGCGTCTGCGCCCGATTCTGATGACGACGCTGGCGATGATTTTGGGTATGTTGCCGATTGCACTGGCCAGCGGGGCCGGTGCGGAAACGAAAAACGGTATGGCCTGGGTTATTATCGGTGGTCTGACCTCTTCGATGCTCCTCACGCTGTTGGTGGTGCCGTCGATGTATCTGGTCATCGACCGTCTGATTGCCCGTTTCAGCGGTAAAAAAGTAAAACCGAAAAAACCGCAGGAACTCGAAGTCGCGAAAGCCATCGACTAA